The Mycolicibacterium cosmeticum sequence CATGGCGGTGGCGCGGGCCCGGCGCGCGCTTGCCGAGTTCCGGATCCGCGGCGTGTCGACGAACATCCCGTTCCTGCAGGCGGTGCTCGACGATCCGGATTTCCGGGCCGGTCGGGTGACGACGTCGTTCATCGACGACCGTCCGCAGTTGCTGACCGCCCACACGCCGGCCGACCGCGGTACCAAGATCCTGAACTACCTGGCCGATGTGACGGTCAACAAGCCGCACGGGGAGCGCCGGTCGGCGGTGTACCCGCAGGACAAGCTGCCCGATATCGATCTGTCGGTGCGCCCGCCGGACGGTTCCAAGCAGAAGCTGACCGAGCTGGGCCCGACGGGGTTTGCCGACTGGTTGCGCGAGCGCCCGGCTCTGGGCGTCACCGATACGACGTTCCGGGATGCCCACCAGTCGCTGCTGGCCACCCGGGTGCGCTCGTCCGGGCTGCTGCGGGTGGCGCCGTATGTGGCGCGGATGACCCCGCAATTGCTGTCGGTGGAGTGTTGGGGTGGCGCGACTTACGATGTGGCGCTGCGGTTCCTGAAAGAGGACCCGTGGGAGCGGCTGGCCGCGCTGCGCGAGGCGATGCCCAATATCTGTCTGCAGATGCTGCTGCGGGGCCGTAACACCGTCGGCTACACCCCGTACCCGGAACTGGTCACCACGGCGTTCGTCGAAGAGGCCACCGCGACCGGAATCGACATCTTCCGGATCTTCGACGCGCTGAACAACGTCGATTCGATGCGCCCGGCCATCGACGCGGTGCGCGCGACCGGCACCGCCGTTGCCGAGGTCGCGATGTCCTACACCGGTGACCTGTCGGACCCGGGCGAGGATCTCTACACCCTCGATTACTACCTGCGGCTGGCCGAGCAGATCGTCGAAGCCGGGGCGCACGTGCTGGCCATCAAGGACATGGCCGGGCTGCTGCGGCCGCAGGCCGCCACCAAATTGGTCGGTGCGCTGCGTGCCCGGTTCGACCTGCCGGTGCACGTGCACACCCACGACACTCCCGGCGGGCAGTTGGCCACCTATCTGGCGGCGTGGACGGCGGGCGCGTCGGCGGTGGACGGGGCGGCCGCGCCGCTGGCGGGCACCACCAGCCAGCCGGCGCTGTCGGCCATCGTGGCCGCCACCGCGCACACCGAGTTCGACACCGGTCTGGATCTGGGTGCGGTGTGCGAGCTGGAGCCGTACTGGGAGGCGCTGCGCAAGGTGTATGCGCCATTCGAATCGGGGCTGCCAGGGCCGACGGGGCGGGTGTATCACCACGAGATCCCGGGCGGTCAGCTGAGCAACCTGCGTCAGCAGGCCATCGCACTGGGGCTGGGCGACCGGTTCGAGGAGATCGAGAACGCCTATGCCGGTGCCGATCGGGTGCTGGGCCGGCTGGTCAAGGTCACCCCGTCGTCGAAGGTGGTCGGCGACCTGGCGCTGTCGTTGGTGGGTGCGGGTGCCACCGCAACCGAGTTCGCCGCCGACCCGGATCGGTTCGACATCCCCGACAGTGTGATCGGATTCCTGCGCGGGGAGCTCGGCGACCCGCCGGGGGGCTGGCCGGAGCCGTTGCGCTCCAAGGCGTTACAGGGTCGCGGGGAAGCCAGGGCGGAGACACCGCTTTCGCCGGAGGACGAGGCGCTGCTGGCCGCGCCCGGCCCGAAGCGCCAGGCCACCCTCAACAGGTTGCTGTTCCCCGGCCCGACAAGGGAATTCGAGGCGCACCGCGAGGAATACGGTGACACGTCCTCGCTGAGTGCCAATCAGTTCTTCTACGGGCTGCGCCAGGGCGAGGAACACCGCGTCGAGCTGGAACGCGGCGTGCAGCTGCTGATCGGGTTGGAGGCCATCTCCGAGGCCGACGAACGCGGTATGCGCACGGTGCTGTGCATCCTCAACGGGCAGTTGCGCCCGGTGCTGGTGCGCGACCGCAACATCGCCACCGACATGCCCGCAGCGGAGAAGGCCGACAAGGCCAACCCCGATCACGTGGCCGCACCGTTCGCCGGCGTGGTCACCGTCGGGGTGAGCGCCGGCGACACCGTCGAGGCGGGCCAGACCATCGCGACGATCGAGGCCATGAAGATGGAGGCCGCGATCACCGCGCCCAAGGCCGGCACCGTCGCCCGTGTCGCCGTCAACTCCACCGCACAGGTCGAGGGTGGGGACCTGCTGGTGGTGTTGGGCACGGCGGGCAGGAGCGAAGCGACCGGGGGATCAGCCTGACCCGGATCGTCGCGGGGCGCTACGGCGGGCGCCGAATCACGGTGCCAGTCAAGGGCACCCGGCCCACCACCGACCGGGTCCGCGAGTCGCTGTTCAACGTGCTGGCCGCGCGGATGGATTTCGACGGCGCCGTGGTGCTCGACCTGTACGCGGGGTCGGGTGCCCTCGGCCTGGAGGCGCTGTCCCGCGGGGCGGCCGGCGCGGTGTTCGTCGAATCGGATCGCAGGGCGGCGGCGGTGATCACCGCCAACATCGCCGCGTTGCTGGCCCCCGGTACGGTTCGGTGCGCGCCGGTGGCCAAGGTGCTCGCCGGCGCCCCGGCCCGGCGGGTGGATCTGGTGTTCGCCGACCCGCCGTACGACGTGCCCGCCGCCGAGGTGGAGGCGCAGCTTGCCGCGTTGCTCGGCAACGGTTGGGTGTCGCCCGGAGCGCTCGCCGTCGTCGAACGCGCCGCGGGCGGCCCGGCGCTGCGCTGGCCGGACGGTTGGGAACGCGTCGACGAGCGGCGCTATGGCGACACCCGGCTGGAGTTCGGCATCGCGTAACGTCACCGAGCATGAGTGGCGCCGTCTGCCCCGGATCCTTCGACCCGGTCACCCTGGGCCATATCGACATCTTCGAGCGGGCCGCGGCCCAGTTCGACGAGGTGGTGGTGGCGGTGCTGGTGAACCCCAACAAAACGGGCATGTTCAGCGCCGAGGAACGCATCGAGCTGATCCGCGAGTCCACCACGCACCTGCTGAACCTGCGGGTGGAATCCGGCACCGGCCTGGTGGTCGACTTCGTCAAGCAGCGGGGCCTCACCGCCATCGTCAAGGGTCTGCGCACCGGCACCGATTTCGAGTACGAGCTGCAGATGGCGCAGATGAACAAGCATGTCGCCGGGGTGGACACGTTCTTCGTGGCCACCACGCCGCGCTACTCCTTCGTGTCGTCATCACTGGCCAAGGAGGTCGCCGCGCTCGGTGGCGACGTCAGTGACCTGCTGCCGGAGCCGGTCAACGTGCGGTTGCGGGCCAAGCTGCACGGTTGAGCCCGGGCAGCGGCGGGTAAGCCTGGGGTGACGCACAGCCCAGCGCGTCATACCCGATCCCGACCGTTTACGGAGGTTATGCCCGTGGTCGAAACATTTGTCCAGTCGACCGATGACGTCGTGCGGTTCCTCAAGGATCAGCACAACTTGATCAAGGATCTGTTCGAGGAGGTGCTGTCCGCCTCCGAGCCCAAAGCCAGGGAGCGCGCCTTCACTGACCTGCGGCAACTGCTCGCGGTACACGAGACCGCCGAGGAGATGGTGGTGCATCCGCGGGCCCGTCGCGAGGTCACCGGTGGTGACGCGATCGTGGACGCGCGGCTCAAGGAGGAGCACGGTGCCAAGGAGCAGCTGTCCAAGCTGGAAGGCATGGACGTGGCCTCCGACGAGTTCCTCGAAGAGCTGACCCTGTTCCGTGCGGACGTGATCAAGCACGCCGAGCGGGAAGAGACCGAGGAGTTCAGCCGGCTACAGCGCAAGCTGAGCGCCGAGGATCTGGGCCGGATGGCCAAGGCGGTGCAGGCGGCCGAGGCGATCGCGCCGACGCGCCCGCATCCCGGTGTCGAGTCGCCGGTGCTGAACTACGTGGTGGGACCGTTCGCGTCGATGCTCGACCGCGCCCGCGACGCCCTGGCTTCGGCGATGCGGTAGTCGGCGACGCGA is a genomic window containing:
- a CDS encoding pyruvate carboxylase, with product MISKLLVANRGEIAIRAFRAATELGIATVAVYPFEDRNSLHRLKADESYQIGVEGHPVRAYLSVDEIIRVAKHAGADAVYPGYGFLSENPELASACAREGITFVGPSSEVLELTGNKARAIAAAKAAGLPVLASSEPSSSVAELVAAAADMEFPLFVKAVSGGGGRGMRRVAEPGALAEAVEAASREAESAFGDGRVYLEQAVINPRHIEVQILADGAGNVMHLFERDCSVQRRHQKVIELAPAPNLDPALRAKICADAVAFARQIDYTCAGTIEFLLDERGRHVFIECNPRIQVEHTVTEEITDVDLVSSQLRIAAGQTLEELGLSQDSVAIRGAAMQCRITTEDPANGFRPDTGRITAYRSPGGAGIRLDGGTHTGAEISAHFDSMLVKLTCRGRDFGMAVARARRALAEFRIRGVSTNIPFLQAVLDDPDFRAGRVTTSFIDDRPQLLTAHTPADRGTKILNYLADVTVNKPHGERRSAVYPQDKLPDIDLSVRPPDGSKQKLTELGPTGFADWLRERPALGVTDTTFRDAHQSLLATRVRSSGLLRVAPYVARMTPQLLSVECWGGATYDVALRFLKEDPWERLAALREAMPNICLQMLLRGRNTVGYTPYPELVTTAFVEEATATGIDIFRIFDALNNVDSMRPAIDAVRATGTAVAEVAMSYTGDLSDPGEDLYTLDYYLRLAEQIVEAGAHVLAIKDMAGLLRPQAATKLVGALRARFDLPVHVHTHDTPGGQLATYLAAWTAGASAVDGAAAPLAGTTSQPALSAIVAATAHTEFDTGLDLGAVCELEPYWEALRKVYAPFESGLPGPTGRVYHHEIPGGQLSNLRQQAIALGLGDRFEEIENAYAGADRVLGRLVKVTPSSKVVGDLALSLVGAGATATEFAADPDRFDIPDSVIGFLRGELGDPPGGWPEPLRSKALQGRGEARAETPLSPEDEALLAAPGPKRQATLNRLLFPGPTREFEAHREEYGDTSSLSANQFFYGLRQGEEHRVELERGVQLLIGLEAISEADERGMRTVLCILNGQLRPVLVRDRNIATDMPAAEKADKANPDHVAAPFAGVVTVGVSAGDTVEAGQTIATIEAMKMEAAITAPKAGTVARVAVNSTAQVEGGDLLVVLGTAGRSEATGGSA
- the rsmD gene encoding 16S rRNA (guanine(966)-N(2))-methyltransferase RsmD, whose translation is MTRIVAGRYGGRRITVPVKGTRPTTDRVRESLFNVLAARMDFDGAVVLDLYAGSGALGLEALSRGAAGAVFVESDRRAAAVITANIAALLAPGTVRCAPVAKVLAGAPARRVDLVFADPPYDVPAAEVEAQLAALLGNGWVSPGALAVVERAAGGPALRWPDGWERVDERRYGDTRLEFGIA
- the coaD gene encoding pantetheine-phosphate adenylyltransferase → MSGAVCPGSFDPVTLGHIDIFERAAAQFDEVVVAVLVNPNKTGMFSAEERIELIRESTTHLLNLRVESGTGLVVDFVKQRGLTAIVKGLRTGTDFEYELQMAQMNKHVAGVDTFFVATTPRYSFVSSSLAKEVAALGGDVSDLLPEPVNVRLRAKLHG
- a CDS encoding hemerythrin domain-containing protein — encoded protein: MVETFVQSTDDVVRFLKDQHNLIKDLFEEVLSASEPKARERAFTDLRQLLAVHETAEEMVVHPRARREVTGGDAIVDARLKEEHGAKEQLSKLEGMDVASDEFLEELTLFRADVIKHAEREETEEFSRLQRKLSAEDLGRMAKAVQAAEAIAPTRPHPGVESPVLNYVVGPFASMLDRARDALASAMR